In one Nicotiana tomentosiformis chromosome 6, ASM39032v3, whole genome shotgun sequence genomic region, the following are encoded:
- the LOC138893845 gene encoding uncharacterized protein, translating into MYIDHWSLQHRFKQKDLNLMQWRWLELWKDYYITNVCHPRKANMVVDALSRKAENMGSLSFIPDGERTLAIDVQDLANKFSYLFEHIKAHQYDDPHFLVLMDTMDRGGAREMSIADDGVLLLEGQICVPNVDRLRELIL; encoded by the exons ATGTATATAGATCACTGGAGTCTTCAACATcgattcaagcaaaaggatttgaacttgatgcaatggaggtggttggagctgtggAAGGACTATTATATCACCAATGTTTgtcatcctaggaaggccaatatggtagtcgacgccttgagtaggaaggcagagaaTATGGGGAGTCTTTCTTTTATTCCAGATGGGGAGAGGACTTTGGCTATAGATGTTCAAGATTTAGCCAACAAGTTC TCGTacttgtttgagcacatcaaggcccatcagtatgatgatccccactttctTGTCCTTATGGACACGATGGATCGAGGTGGTGCTAGGGAGATGAGTATTGCTGATGATGGTGTGTTGCTGCTTGAGGGccagatttgtgttcctaatgttgatagGCTAAGAGAGCTGATCCTTTAG
- the LOC138893844 gene encoding uncharacterized protein has product MALKKMARNGQRANATPGVAVYPIPDDAGEQPRGEDNPPTTTLLDSTTPAQTAPIPTHTEGAAIPPLTDTPVPPPASASGPSVFDGDLRRAILMLAQIVASQAQISNVAPTSSRQLGDSASYRVNGFLLLDPPVFTGTDPEEDPQDIIDEMHKTLRVMCATETEVVELTSYYLKDVA; this is encoded by the coding sequence atggcgcTTAAGAAGATGGCAAGAaatggccaaagagccaatgccaccccaggagtggcagtttaTCCTATAcctgatgatgcgggtgagcaaccaaggggtgaggataatcccccaaCCACAACACTACTTGATTCTACTACTCCTGCTCAGACTGCACCAATCCCTACTCATACTGAGGGTGCAGCTATTCCACCTCTAACTGATACTCCGGTTCCACCTCCTGCCTCAGCTTCTGGTCCCAGTGTTTTTGATGGGGACCTTAGGAGAGCCATActgatgttggctcagatagtggcatcCCAGGCACAGATAtcgaatgttgcacctacttcttccagGCAGCTAGGGGATTCTGCGAGTTACAGAGTGAACGGGTTTCTTctgttggatcctccagtgttcacgggtactgatcctgaggaggacccccaggacattattgatgagatgcacaagactctccgagttatgtgtGCTACTGAGACCGAAGTAGTGGAATTGACCTCCTACTACCTGAAAGATGTGGCATAG